The following are encoded in a window of Lampris incognitus isolate fLamInc1 chromosome 15, fLamInc1.hap2, whole genome shotgun sequence genomic DNA:
- the lratd1 gene encoding protein LRATD1, whose protein sequence is MGNQLDRITHLNYSELPTGDPSGLEKDELRVGVAYFFSDEEEEVDDRSPSDCGFTKDLSTGEEGPLAVSEVEYSAFCSQECIFSKLRENEDLNVHSAKTLLTMCKPGDLLELVGTAQAPHWAIYEQDDRVIHLHKGEIRKDSLLEICNGRHGRIVNNRYRYRPLPADLVMQNAAGHLGLSSGEICWTNSESFAAWCRFGKREFKAGGEVHSAEQQYFLKVHLSGSGVHTLVFRSLEDMIRERRRVDASGILKELSLVNGGKE, encoded by the coding sequence ATGGGAAATCAACTGGACCGGATCACCCACCTGAACTACAGCGAGCTGCCCACGGGGGATCCGTCCGGGCTGGAGAAGGACGAGCTTCGGGTTGGCGTGGCCTATTTCTTCTCtgacgaagaggaggaggtggacgACCGCTCTCCGTCCGACTGCGGCTTCACCAAGGACCTCAGCACAGGCGAGGAAGGACCCTTAGCGGTCAGCGAAGTGGAGTACTCCGCCTTCTGCTCCCAGGAATGCATCTTTTCCAAGCTCCGGGAGAACGAGGACCTGAACGTGCACTCGGCCAAAACTTTGCTGACTATGTGCAAACCAGGGGACCTGCTGGAGCTGGTGGGCACGGCGCAGGCGCCCCACTGGGCCATCTACGAGCAGGACGACCGGGTTATTCACCTGCACAAGGGGGAAATTCGCAAGGATAGCCTGCTTGAGATCTGCAACGGCCGCCATGGAAGAATAGTCAACAACCGTTACCGGTACCGACCGCTGCCCGCCGACCTGGTGATGCAGAACGCGGCGGGACACCTCGGCCTGAGCAGCGGGGAAATATGCTGGACCAACTCGGAAAGTTTCGCAGCCTGGTGCCGCTTCGGCAAGCGGGAGTTCAAAGCTGGAGGCGAGGTGCACTCGGCGGAGCAGCAGTATTTCCTCAAAGTGCATCTGTCCGGCAGCGGGGTGCACACGCTGGTGTTTCGCAGCCTGGAGGACATGATCCGGGAAAGGCGGCGAGTGGACGCCAGTGGAATTCTCAAAGAGCTGTCTTTGGTGAACGGCGGGAAGGAATGA